In Solanum lycopersicum chromosome 3, SLM_r2.1, the genomic stretch GATCCTGCTGTTTTATCACATTGTTGACATCCCTAGGGTCTCTATAGTCCCTCCTATGATCATGATCCAACCCCTCATGCATAACATGAGGCAAACTCCCCCCTTTGGTATCCCCTTCCTGCAAATTAGTGGGTATCTCCTTAATCCCCCCATCCATTCCTCCAGAAACTTCCACAGTATGACCAGTAGCAGCATTTATTAAATTGGGGGCTTTGGGACTTGGGAGAGATAAGTCAATACCTGGGATCTTCTTACTATTTCTTTCAATAGTTTGTGGATTGACATTTTGGTGTGCACTGCTTGTATTTGCTGCTTCCCTTGATACTTGCTTCCCTGTTTGTTGCTTGTCCTGGATTTCCTGCACTTCAAGatgtgagaaaatattttgagttgggaGTACATTTATACCTGTAATTGTTTGTTCTTGTTGATTGTTGTCCTTGGTTGCTTGCACTATTGTGGTGACTGGTCTCCATTCAGCTTTGGAGTTGACATGTTCTTgctgtttttgatatttttcttttgtgtttgcCATTGGTTCTCATTTGTCTCTCCTTGCTGTCTCTGTTCATCTTGCACTTGATTAGCATTCCTTTGTTGCTGTTTGAGCATTTGAGCCTTTATTTGATTGATTTCACTTGCTTGCCCTGTTccttctttttggatttttgtttgTTGATTGGAACTCTTTGCAGTATCCTCTCTTGTGCTTTTTCCTTGTTCCTGAATTATTCCTTCACCTGTTTCTTTACTGCTTTTGCCTTCTTCCATCTCCTTTTTCCTCTTAGAATCCTcatcccttttttttaatagtacACTCTTCATTCTTATGCCCTTGGTGTCTACAATAAAAACAGTAGCTAGGGATGCTTTCATACTCCACTTTCAACCATCTTCCTTTGTTGGGGTTAGCATTTTTAAAGCCCAACCAAACATGTGAAGGTCTTTCCTTGGTGAGATCTACTTGGACTTTCACTCTAATGGTGCTACCCCTTGTTCTTTGTGAAGTAGGTGAGTCTAGAAACAGAACTTTCCCAATACTTTCCAATATGGTCGATAAGAATACTTTGTTGTAACAATGCCAAGGCAAACCTGGTATAGACACCCATATAGGCACAATAGGTGTTTCTTCTTCAGGTGTAAAATCTGGGGTCCAGGCTTGTATTCTCATAGCCTGACCCTCAATGGTCATTTTCAATTTAGTCCAAACAGTTTGATAGTCAAGTTCATTatctaaatcaatatatacgTGCCTAGAGTTAAAGTGTGTGATCTTGACTCCCCCCATCAATTGAGTTTGTTGAATAAAACTCTTTCTCACTTGTTCCATTCTTGGCATTGTGTTTGTAAACTTCCCAACCAGGGTGTATTTGCAAATTTCAGCCAACTTCACATAGTAATCATTTTCATCTATCAGAACTGCAGGGAGTCCTTGTCTAGTTGTGTGAATAGGCTCATTAAGGCTAATAGGGATTTCATTTTGAGCCTGATTGTATCTAAGTCTTGCAGCAAAAGATTGGATCACAGTATAAGGTGCAGGTTCTGTATTGGCCTTAGTGTTAGCATTATTCTTAACATGCTGACCCTGTTGTTGGTTTAAATTTTGCCTAGCACTAGCATGGTAGGATGGCACATCATGTTTGTTAATTTTATCAGTTTGAGAATTGTGATCATACCTTGAAAAATTGTTAGAAATCTTAGGGAAGTTGTTGTGATATGCCTCTTTAGCCTGATCTCTTATGTTGCCAACAATACCTCCCTCCTGTTTATGATTGTGCTTTGCTTGCTCAGGCTGTTTGATAGTTTTTTCTTGCATTGTGTTTGATTTTTCTCCATCTATCCTCTTGCTTCCTTCCGCAGCTTGGTGATCCATGGTTTGATCTTGTCCAAGTCCATCTTTATTTTGTATTGTTGGCGTAACATCTGCAAACAGTTTAGGTGTTAGATGGAGTGAGCTATCTGCAATAGCAAAGGAGAATTTAGAATTTGCATCATTTGAGCTTGTTGATTGAATGCTCATGTCTTCCATGCTGTTGCCCTGTTGATTAACCAACTTCTCCCCCTGTTCTTTGTTGCTTTCCGTAACCTTTCCTTCCATGATTGGTGTTGCAATTGCTTGAGCATTTCTCGTCTCATTTCGATTACAACTTGAGTATTCCCCAGCATTTTCCAAGTTTGTTATTTGTTCATGGGGTTTGTGAGTAGTCTGAGTATGAATGTTGTTGTTATAGATCTCTCCTCCATCCTTATGAAGGGATGTTGTTACTGGGTTCCTTTGTTCCTGAGAAGCCTGCTTTTCTATTGGGACGCCATTGATTCCGGCGTTCGAATTTACAGCGGCGCCGGATTTGTCGCCGCCGGTGAGTTCTCCATCTATTTGTCTCGACTTTGGTTCAAAAGATTCCTCTTCAACGAACCCCAGTACTCAAATTATTTCGAATATGACTGGAGGTCGTTCGAAAATGAAGGCGCATCTCAGGCGATTCAGTCGCGACTTCGCGAAATTTTGCCTCATGCTTTTGAGCAATTAAGACGGTGGAAGCTGTTGAATTTTGAACTGCTAATAGATCTTGGTGAGGAGAATTCATTTCTCTACTTTGTTCCTCTTGATTCCTTCCAGAATTTCCTGAGGAAATATTTTCGCGACCTTCGACGAACAGCCTTTCACCAACCGCAGTTTCCATCGCATCTTTCTCCTGCGATTTCGAGACGTTCAGGGATAATTCAAGGTGCGTGCTAATCTGTGGAATGGAGCTTGCTTCAAGGCGCTCCTTTTGGTGTTGTTCCGCCGGGCAGCTGACATCAGCCGTCTTCCCACGCGCCGCAGCGGCGCTGGGCGATTGTGGATTACTAGCCGTTGTGAGAGAGCGCGTGCGATGAGAGAgatttttagagagagaaaatttttggTAAAATGAGGTGCGAtcgggtttagggtttagggtttagggtttagggtttagggtttagggtttggggtttggggtttggggtttggggtttggggtttagggttttgggttttgggtttgggtttgggtttggggtttggggtttggggtttggggtttggggtttagggtttatggtttagggtttagggtttagggtttagggtttagggtttagggtttagggtttttttttgttgaataacTCTTGGAGGGGTAGGGGCTGagcaacacccccaggccttatcattaatacaaaaaaaaatcaaaatacacGGAGGGGGGCATAGACCTAACCTCCAATACTAGGTGGTTTGGAATCAACTTTCCTAGTGAATGTTAACTCCTCCCCTTACATGGAAGGTGAAACCAAAATACTACGCACCTAAGGAGAGGACTCCTCTCGTTACAAAGTATCTAGGAAACATAAattagggagactctcccttgtACAAGAAAGTCTATACGCCTACCTATACCTATTCAAAGTAGCTATACTATTTGAGGATagctatgttgaaaagataattACATCAAGGTGGATCAAAGATCTTCCTAGTCTTCTTTCTTCTAAAACTTGGCATGTTTAGTAAGTCCACCCGATAGTATGCTTGAGCTGCTTTAGGTAGTTGAGTGCTGTTGACGTATATTTGAGGGCTTGTGGTGTAGTGGCTGTGTTTGGAGAGTGAATCTGCTACCCAGTTTGCTTCTCTGAGGGTATGTTGACATTTGAAGTTCTGTGTTTGCAAGATAAGGAATTGGATTTTTGCAATTTCGTTTGCAACACTCCAATGGTGGGCTGACTTTTTGTTTATCCAATGCACAACCAGTTGTGAATCCAGCTCCATTATTATATTCTTGAAGCCCAATTCTAGAGCCTTAACCAATCCAAATAGTGCAGCCTCAGTTTCAGCTTTGTTGTTGGAGCCTTCACCAAGAGATGTTGCAAATGCTAGTATCAGTTTTCCATCCTTGTCTCTGATTATACCCCCCGCTCCAATTTTTCCTGGGTTGGTGAGGGCGCTTCCATCCGTATTTATCTTGATCCATTCTTCTGGAGGTCTGTTCCATGTTACCTTACATACTTTGATTTCATGTTTGCATCTTTCGCTTGTAGTGATGAGAGCTGTCCAGTGAGCAGGCCAATTGATGTGGGGGAAGGCATTCTTCATCATCTTGAAGTTGTCCTTGTAGATTGCGTATTTAACCCGGCTGATGTAGGTTGCTTTGCCTCCGTATTTGCTTGCACATCTATTCTTCCATAAATTCCAACAGATGAAGATTGGAGTGGCTTGTAACAGCAGCTGGTGGCCTTCATTTCGAGGGTTGGCTGTCCACCATTTTTCCAGCCTTGCTTGCAGTGTTGTTTGGTCATGTTGCAGCCCTGCACTTGCTGCAAATGATTTCCATACTGTACCTGCAAACTTACCCGTACTGAAGATGTGATCAATGCTATCCATCCCTGTGCtatcaaaacaacaaaaacatggTGATGGCTCAATGCCGAAGTTAGTTAATTTTTCATTAGTAGggatttttccttttaaaactCTCCATAAGAGAAAAGATGATTTAAAAGGAATATAATTATGCCATAAAAGTGAAAAGAAACTGCTTTTAGTCTTCTTGTTTCTGATAGCCTCCCAAGCTGACTTGCAAGTGAATTTGCCAAGATTGTGTAGCTTCCAAATAGGCTGGTCTGGTTTCTGTTGTTGTTGAGGGATTGCTGTGGCCAGTATTCAGTCCAGCTGACTTGCAGGGGCCTGTTCTTGTAATTTTCTCCAACTCCAAGCACCATTTTCCCAAAATTCTGAAACCTTGGTGTTGTTAAGTCTGATGCTGCTGCTAGTATGCTGTGCTAATGGACCTGTGCCAAGCCAGTTGTCCCACCAAAATGAACAATTCCCTATGTGAAGTTGCCAATGAATGTGTTGTTCTACCTGCTGTCTAGTGGTTAACATTTGTTTCCAAGTTAAGAATTCTCCAGTATCCCATTTTTTGCTTACCGGATTGGATCTTTGACAGTATTTAGCTCTCAAGAAGTCCCCCCATAAGGTTTGTTTTGTTCTGAATGTCCACCATTGCTTGAATTGGAAGGATTTGCATACATCACTTAAGTTCCTCATCCCAATCCCCTCTTCTTCATAAGGATAACTTAGGTTTTTCCAAGAGGACCAATGgtatttcttgttgttgtgttgcCAGCCCCAGAAAAAATCTGCAATCAGACTCTGGATTTGCTTAATGATAGTCTTTGGAGGGGTTACAGCACTTAGAAGGTGTATAGGTAATGCTTGGAGGACATGTTTGGCAAGCACAACCTTTCCACCATAACTCAGTTGTTTAGTTTGCCAACCTGTAATTCTGGAAATGACTTTGTTAATAAGATTCGAGAAGTACACATTTCTAGGTCTACCAACAAATAAAGGGCAGCCTAGATATGTGATAGGCCCTTGTTTCTGTTTAAAACCAGTCAACCTTTTTATTCTATCCCTAGTGCTATTGAAAGCACTAGGGTGTAGCATAAAATGGCTTTTATCCTCATTGATAAGTTGTCCGGATGTTTCTTCATAAGCCTTTAGAGTACTCATGAGGAGTTTCAAAGTTTTACTCCTTCCAGAAGTAAAGAGAATAATGTCATCTGCAAAGCTTAAGTGGTTTACCTGAGGCCCTCTTTTTTCCATGGTAAAACCTTGATAATCCTGATGATTATGAAGTCTATTGAGAGATCTCGATAATACTTcggcacctaaaataaatagggccGGAGAAAGAGGGTCGCCTTGTTTTTGACCTCTAGTAGACTgaaagaacccataccttttgcCATTGATGATA encodes the following:
- the LOC138347724 gene encoding uncharacterized protein gives rise to the protein METAVGERLFVEGRENISSGNSGRNQEEQSREMNSPHQDLLAVQNSTASTVLIAQKHEESFEPKSRQIDGELTGGDKSGAAVNSNAGINGVPIEKQASQEQRNPVTTSLHKDGGEIYNNNIHTQTTHKPHEQITNLENAGEYSSCNRNETRNAQAIATPIMEGKVTESNKEQGEKLVNQQGNSMEDMSIQSTSSNDANSKFSFAIADSSLHLTPKLFADVTPTIQNKDGLGQDQTMDHQAAEGSKRIDGEKSNTMQEKTIKQPEQAKHNHKQEGGIVGNIRDQAKEAYHNNFPKISNNFSRYDHNSQTDKINKHDVPSYHASARQNLNQQQGQHVKNNANTKANTEPAPYTVIQSFAARLRYNQAQNEIPISLNEPIHTTRQGLPAVLIDENDYYVKLAEICKYTLVGKFTNTMPRMEQVRKSFIQQTQLMGGVKITHFNSRHVYIDLDNELDYQTVWTKLKMTIEGQAMRIQAWTPDFTPEEETPIVPIWVSIPDTKGIRMKSVLLKKRDEDSKRKKEMEEGKSSKETGEGIIQEQGKSTREDTAKSSNQQTKIQKEGTGQASEINQIKAQMLKQQQRNANQVQDEQRQQGETNENQWQTQKKNIKNMQEIQDKQQTGKQVSREAANTSSAHQNVNPQTIERNSKKIPGIDLSLPSPKAPNLINAATGHTVEVSGGMDGGIKEIPTNLQEGDTKGGSLPHVMHEGLDHDHRRDYRDPRDVNNVIKQQDQQPQQYSQKRDSCKQNTKEKGVKQQAGKKQGTDQGEQSGNIDIGGTSKSKNKPSKQKRDAEKRRQEKQNDKDKKQKHELREETCNRFVMVDDNHGLDIPPLQVQYMTPTKAEQQYKQQLNNKKLSQPVEDEYAVLNSEDEATEDDPYMDEWDDNDETSEALIRAFSPYKDQTIEKEIHQATMNQSLSPRSFQQERFHFTKQDAKTVTAGRPNTRLFSSKSSQ